Proteins from one methanogenic archaeon mixed culture ISO4-G1 genomic window:
- a CDS encoding ribosomal protein L31e Rpl31e, with protein sequence MADEIERTIVVPLRKTKQAPRTRRANRAIKELRENIARHMKAEDEQIWIDASVNEKIWSNGIRNPPNKITVKAVKFDDGLVEVSLAE encoded by the coding sequence ATGGCAGACGAAATCGAGAGGACAATCGTCGTTCCCCTGAGGAAGACAAAGCAGGCTCCCCGCACACGCAGGGCAAACCGCGCTATCAAGGAGCTCAGGGAGAACATCGCCAGGCACATGAAGGCCGAGGACGAGCAGATCTGGATCGACGCTAGCGTCAACGAGAAGATCTGGTCCAACGGTATCCGCAACCCCCCGAACAAGATCACCGTCAAGGCGGTCAAGTTCGACGACGGCCTCGTTGAGGTCTCACTCGCAGAGTGA
- a CDS encoding translation initiation factor aIF-6 produces the protein MMRYSRYAGNPNIGVFAVANENVSFIAADAAPEFVKALEEALQVETHLMTVAGSFVVGSLVVMNSNGAVVSGLSDPREISEIEKYIPCVAVDDPLNAAGNNILANDHGAILNPDYPKETVKSISDALGVECVQSSIAGINTVGSLCRATNKGCVCHIDASEDDVKLIQDVLKVEAIRTTVNHGARVLGAGILANSKGALIGDETTPIEMGKIEEGLALY, from the coding sequence ATGATGAGATATTCCCGCTACGCAGGCAACCCCAACATCGGCGTGTTCGCCGTCGCCAACGAGAATGTCTCATTCATCGCCGCGGATGCTGCCCCGGAGTTCGTAAAGGCTCTGGAGGAAGCACTTCAGGTAGAAACGCATTTGATGACGGTGGCCGGATCATTCGTGGTCGGGTCACTCGTCGTCATGAATTCTAACGGAGCGGTCGTCTCAGGTTTATCTGACCCCAGGGAGATCTCGGAGATCGAGAAATATATCCCCTGCGTGGCGGTGGACGATCCGCTCAATGCGGCAGGGAACAACATCCTTGCCAACGACCACGGTGCGATACTCAATCCCGACTATCCGAAAGAGACCGTTAAGTCAATTTCGGACGCCCTCGGAGTGGAGTGCGTCCAGTCGTCCATCGCGGGGATCAACACGGTCGGTTCCCTGTGCCGCGCGACCAACAAGGGCTGCGTGTGCCACATCGACGCATCCGAGGATGATGTCAAGCTCATACAGGACGTCCTGAAGGTAGAGGCCATCAGGACGACCGTGAACCACGGAGCACGCGTCCTTGGAGCCGGCATCCTTGCCAACTCGAAGGGTGCCCTTATCGGCGACGAGACGACGCCCATCGAGATGGGGAAGATCGAGGAAGGCCTCGCCCTCTACTGA